cattgttcctctttatgtagaatCTTTTCtttcctaccaaaaatgtgacatttatgtcgccttctttggacctaatcttGCCTTCTTTCCTATACTGTCCTACTTTTTACAACTTTCTCGCTTCtttcttcttatgtcactgtttttgaagtttttgatactattttgacctattcttgccttacttccttccttctttctaccatctttttccaagtttttgtcttttttacagttttttttttctcattagcatttaaatgctttttttcagttacaaggctgttgtttaataaatctatcgctgacagcgctgtactgttcctgtttatatacacttttttttctaccgaaaatgattagcgctggtcagggggtacttggcttaaagaaacaattcaaaaaggggtacattattgaaaagagtttgagaaccactgctttaaaGAATACATccactgtatgtttgtgtggtgATGGAAGAGAGCAGGAAGGCGAGAGATTAGCTTTCACACTATTACAATTTGCATTTTATCCTCAGGAACGGAGATGGTTTCATCGACCGGGAGGAGTTTGGAGAAATCCTCCATCTCACTGGAGAACCAGTGGTAGAGGAAGATATTGATGAGATGTTCGGTGAAGCAGACAACAACAAAGATGGAAGGATTGATTTTGATGGTGAGATTAAGTTACATATAGAGCAAGACGAGCTTCTTCACTCCTGTGGACTACAGTGTCTTCCATCATGTTTGCTAGATTatcagagggagagaaaaacagaCTGGACTTCCAGATTCACAGACAAACAATTTTAGTGCTTTAGCTCGATTAGAGGAAAGGTTTGAAATTATTTCTGTTCCGGTCAatatgaagctggaggcagcttCTGGTtaccttagcttagcataaagaatggAAATGGAGGAAAACTATTTGTTGTAACTTACCTGGAGTCTCCATCAGCAACCTCATGGTGACTCCAGGAAGTTATTCTgcctggccaagaaatagtccggcACCCAGTAAACCCACAATGAAACAGGGAATGTTTACACTTCAGCTTTTGTACGtattaaacaaacaacacataaCGTATCAATTGGTAAACTTTAGAGGCTCTGGTAGGCAGAATTTGTGGACTTTGGACAGGCTAgttgttttcagtctttatgctaatctAAAATAACCAGCTTCTGGCTACATGGTCAGATATAAGAGTGGTatccagctctctctctctctctctctctctctctctctctctctctcgctctctcttttttttaagaatatgaCCTTAAAACgtgacaacaaaaaacaacattcacATATACAGCCCGCAGTGGTGTCAATCTctcatcttctcatctaactcttggtaaaaaaaaaagaagcaaattaGCGTATGTCATAGAATGCAGAATTAGTCCTTTATATAATTTCCTGAAAGGGAAATGTTTTTGGTTGACTAAGAATATTGAATATTAACAGCCTACACCGTGTCTCTTAGAGTAATCAGAGGTACTGTATGTTGATGTTGGGAGTCTTACTGTAAAACCATCAAATCTCAGTTTTTCCTGCTATTTAGGTCTCTGTGCTGCTAAGAGGCAGAATGGTTATGTTAACTTTCCCTTTCATTAACCTTAAAAATCAATACAAGTTTCCTCATGAAATATGGATTTGAAGAGGTCAACGGTTTGTACCGTCACAATTCTGCACTCGTGGACAGGTTCCTtatgtatataaatacataatgaGGCATTTTATGGATGAAAATGACACTTCAGTCTGTGTGCACATGAATAGAGCAGACAAATATTAGTCCTTCTTTGAATATGACGACATGAATGACAGAAATAAAGAATTGCTCATCATATACAGCCTTAACAATCACGTTCTCCATGATTTGACTTCAACCAAAAACCTCACATACACGTTTTGACCACACACCGTGCAGTTATTCATCGATCAGTCTTGGTGGGTTagttgattgattgactgacgccctctttttctctccagaGTTTCTGAAGATGATGGAGAACGTCCAGTAATGAGGCCGGCTCTACATTCCTTGGTGACCCTTCctcagagagaaaacaaagcatgCTATCGGATGGAAATGTGCTTCAGAGCAAACTCGAAATGCTATAAACCCTGTGCAGTTATGAACGTGAGGTTGTTCCTGAGACGTCTAAATGGATACAAGTGAAATACCTCCACCCCCGCCCTTATTCTCCTTCTCATATGAAACCCAGGGGCTCGGCGAGGAATTCTATAAATATCCGTGCAAACCTTTTAAGACGAAGGCCCTTTCCCCTGGCCACCTCCTTGAGCCGGCCACCCAGCTGTCCCCTTTGCAGCTGCTGTCTCTCCAGAAATGCTACACCAATAGCTTAAACCCCcgtcccccccaccccacacccccacccacaccccacctcctccttctcctcaaAGCTGAATATCTTCTCCACCCTGTTCTGTGCTTTCTaaataaatccactttctccttGTTCATCTTTGCAAATGATTCTGCCATGCATGCCTGGGATGTCTTATCTCATCTGATTTTTGTTTCATTCTTTTGTTCCTTTTTCTGGGACTTCCACATTACAACTGTCTGTCTGGCCTTCCTACTCTCAGATACACAGCGCACGTACCGCACCACTCATAAAGTGTTTAttgggggggggcccccccccacacccccaacaccccaaaaccccccccccccccgccgcgcgcgggcccccccccccccccccccccccctccccccccctttcctgtctatccactgtcactatataataaagggaaaatccccccaaaaaatctttaaagtgATCATATACGCTGATTCACACGCACATGTACTTTCTACACCACTGACAACATCCTaccgttacacacacacacacacatttttgttcAGCTACAACTGGTCTTATCTCCCTACTCCTATCCAGTCCCAACTTCAAACAAGCCTCcagctgcatttaaaaaaacatatttgcatATTTGGTGCTGTATGCCATCGTATCCTTTCTCATTCAACACTAGAGAACCGTTGTATCTGAGGAAAGTTCAGTAATCTAATTTAAATTAATCTCTTCCAATTTGTTTTCCGCCTAAGTCTGTCAGCAACTCTCTGTCATTGATCTTCAAGTAGTGGTATCCCAGCACAGAAATCAATGTGGCTCATCCCCACCAGGAGAGGTGAAGCCGAGCAGCCGGCCAGCATTAGAGGCTTTGAAGCAGTCACAGAACAGATGAGTTAATTCTCCTCCTTGGGAACGCAAGAAAGTTGCGCCGCCTGGGGTATATAACCTGCAGCCCCCCATCCCTCCCCTTTCTTCACGGCTGCTCCACTCCTCAGCATCCTGTCCTACTCTCCTGTCCCTCCTGTCTCTCACCTCGGGCCCTCCCTTCAGGAACCGCCCACCATATAAGGAGCATCAGTTTGTGTTTATCAGGGGCTTGCCACACGTCCCTGTCCTCTCTCAGCCTAAAATCTGCCAGCTATTCACGGCTAAAGGGGGTGGAGGCAGAGACGGGTGGGGGTTGGGTGAGATGAGGTCCAACTCCATAGCATTTTTCTCCCGGTTTTGAGTTTCACGCCCAGATTCACAGAACCCATCCACTGTCTTCTATTTACAAGGCCTAAATAGAAATCGACAGTGTGCACTGACATTCTGCAAAATCTAtagttttattatttcatttttcaattttgtttatattttagtgTGGTTATTTTAGGCGATCATGACTGAAAGCTGCTTTGGGGCCATATAGGGAGTAACCTAATGCATTCTCTGGATTTTTGTAAGTGTATTTTGTTTATCTGTATGAATTCTTTTACAGAATGTCACAGTTCTTCATCACATCCTACCTCTGATCATCTCCCAAAACAAACCAGGAGACAGACACAGTGAAATATTCTCTGCAACTCTGCATTCTCCCCAAAACTTCATTCATTTTGCATCTCCATTATTTCCCCTGGATTGTTCTACCTTGAGCTGGATCACAAAAACTCTGGGTTTACATCTGTTACATTCTGAACCCTGCAACTTAAAGAAACAAGAGCTTTCCTCTCCAAAGCCTGATTGGCTTGCCGTGGCCCCAGAACCCTAAAAGTTCAGGATACTAAATCTGGAGGCCTGTGAGAGGCAGGGGGCGGGACCTGGCTGTCCCGTTTAAAGTGTGTCTGAATCTTCACTTGACGTCTAGTCTCTCTGTTGGGGTGCACGCGGATTGACCACTCCTTTTggcctctctcttttccttggATATTTGGGGGGGAAAAGCTAATCCACAAACATGGTAAGACTTGTGCAATTGTGCAAATGACCCGATGGATTATTCCAAGTTGGTCGGTCAATCAGCCATTAGTTATTAAACCATAATAATGAGAGCATGTGAGGTTTATTGATTGAGTAATAAAGGCATACGATAATTTAAAAATCAATCTGCTGAGTTGTTGAGAAGCATGTTTCCTTCTGCTCATAAGGATTGGATGTTTATTTGTTGGCTTCTAATCAAATTGTTAaatttgacttctttttttctaaatactACATTTTTAGAGTaaacattttagtttattttaatataattcataataaatgcgtaataatataataataattaagtcTGTTATTTATGGTAAATATGCCTGATCCTGGTGGAGAGTTAAGATGGGGAGCTGGGTGGGTGTCAGCTGGGAAGGTGCAGATTCTGCTTAGGCGACAAATTCCCAAGGATTAAGTGTCTGCACGCCTTATACAGCGAGCTTAATGTGTTGAGCCTGAAATAGCCAGACTCAGTTTTACCAAGCTCAGGAATCCTTTTGAGGAGCAGCATGGTACTATCACCAACACCAATCATACAGTTATGTAAAAATACAATCATATTTCTAGAATAATCCTAAATTTATGGATGATATGTGCGCAATGGTATTTGTTTTTACTCACCCTTGGTATTATTATAGTTTGaacttacatttttatatttgatattttaaaCATTTAGAGTGTTATTAGTAATATTCTTTTTTAAACGGATCATATGGCATGGTGATTGCTACTGTCACCATGGTGTCGTCTTGCCTTGAGACTTCAGGCTCaccacataataataataataataataataataataataataataattttgtttGTACAGCACCTTTCATACAATTAAATGCAGCTCAACATgctttacagtgtggtattaaaacaaaacacattaaagaaaaaacaacatagATAGAAATGACAACATACATGAGATAAATAAGTTCATATAAatagattaaaaaacaaaaacaaaaggtaCAGAGCTAAAAGTTGTAAAAGTGgcagtagaaaaaaaatataggGTTATATAAGGTAGATATAAGGACAAATAAATACTCTTCAGGGTTTTAAAGGGTACAGAAATATATAGGGTTTTGATTGGGATGCTCAATGAAGCCTGTAGGAAATGATGAAGTGACAGAATGGCCCCTGTTTTCTTCCAGACTGACGCTCAACAAGAGGCCCGCTCCTACCTGAGCGAGGAAATGCTGGCTGGTGAGTACAGGCTACAGTAACACGTTACTTTAGTAATAGCGTTACTTTGTCCAGGAACCAGTAATGTTTACAGATTACTTATAAAATGATAAAGCAGTTATAAAAAAAGGCCTAGTTGTTTTCAATAATCACACCTCTAAATATCAAGGTGAATTGAGACGAgtcattatttttttagaatGATTATAGAACGAGCTCCTGTAGAAAAGGCAGACAATTTTCGATCATCTGCGTGGAATCAGGCCCCCATGTTTTTTTGATTAGCACAATACCACAGCGTTGATAGAACGTGTTATGCATAGGTGGATTGCCCCTGTTTTTCTGGCTGTATATAGAAATGCAGAGGCTCATTTTATGTAGCGCAAATGTCCCTCTGCTCCAGGTTAAAACGTGTAGGCACAGCCAAGTAATCGATGCAAAGAAATTAGGCCAGTTTTTGAGTAACGAGCCACATTCTTTCGACTCTGATTTCTCCAGAATTCAAAGCCGCCTTCGACATGTTCGACACCGACGGTGGCGGTGATATCAGCACCAAGGAGTTGGGTCAGGTGATGAGGATGCTGGGCCAGAACCCGACAAGAGAGGAGTTGGATGAGATCATCGAGGAGGTCGATGAGGACGGTGAGCAACGGATAATGTATCTCTGACAGCAACACAGCACGCCTATTGTGCGTAATGAGTGTTTTTACGCACAGGCAATACACGACTCTGGCACTGTATAGGTTTTCCATATCAGCTCAAATAAACCAAGTAGCCTATCTAACATTATGAAATGCAATCTATTGTGATACACGCCTAGCCGACCCTAAATACAAAATCAGCAGGCAATTTTATTCTTGGTTTTGCTTTTAATTGTACAAAATCCTTACATTCTGGGATGACTTATTTCCAGTGTTTTCTGTAACTGTGGTTCATGCGTAAAAGTGTGCGCAAAGACGAGCGCACTGTCGTGTCCCACAAGCAACGCAGGGCCTTGGGCCTTTGGTCGGGCTGACCATAGTTAATCAGTTATGTGGCTTCTTTATTACACTCAGGTAGCGGTACCATCGACTTCGAGGAGTTCTTGGTCATGATGGTGAGGCTGCTAAAGGAGGACCAGGCCGGCAAGAGCGAGGAAGAGTTGGCAGAGTGCTTCCGTGTATTCGACAAGTACGTTCACACTATTAGGCTACGTGGTTCACTTAGTATCACCTTTCCTGAAATGTCAGTATGTTATACTTATTTGTTCCCATACATGTCTGTCTTTTGTGCAGGAACGGCGACGGCTACATCGACAGAGAGGAGTTCGCCCTCATCATCCGCAGCACCGGCGAGCAGATCTCAGAGGATGAGATTGATGAGCTGTTGAAGGATGGAGACAAGAACGCCGACGGCATGCTGGACTATGACGGTAcgtggatgatgatgatgatgatgatgatgatggacgTGTTAGGTCAAACGTGACTTTGCCAGTTATTTAATATCCATTAGGGAGTGTCTGTGGCACTGTGGTAATTtaagattttatatttttagcaGCCACAGAGTATTCCTATTTCTGTTGTAGGCTACTATAGTACTGTGGTTCCCAAAGTAAGGTCTGGGGACGCCCTGGGGTCCTTGAGGGGGTTCCACGGGGGTCCCTAGCAAACAGGGGAATCGTTTTTAATACAAGTAACCCATTGACAGAATGATGGTCATGTGTctcatacactttctgtaataagaCATCTtaaagcaaaaatcctatcaCATTTGGGACCCTGGAAGGAAATCTTATTAAATGGGGGTcagtggtctaatttgtgtcagtttaggcgaccttcacataaaaaaagtttgggaactACTACTATAGTATACCTTGTACTAGGAGGTTTTAGTAATGCCAGCTtcttggttgttgtttttttttgtatattttgtgaATTGATAAATAGTTTTCAGCCTCTAAGCCTCGTCTCCAATGACAACAACCTCAATAAGAGACATTTCAAGACTTTAGTTGAGCTACtattgtgaaaaaaacactCCTTGTGGGATTCAGTTCATTTTCAGTTTGTTGAGGTATTTTAGGTATATATGATGATCATGTTAACTGAAACATTCCATCTCAATAACACGCCCCATCTCTCTTCTCGTTTCCAGAATTCCTCAAGATGATGGAGAATGTGCAGTAAAACCTGAAAGACTCATGgacattcctcctcctccctgtgaACCCCCCATTCTGATCGCATCTGACCCCCCCTATGACCCACTCAAACTCCCCTCCACCCACCCCACACACTCCCTCTCCTCCCACCTCTCCATCTGGTTCACTGCCTCGCTTCTCCATCCTTAAGACATCCTC
This genomic interval from Perca fluviatilis chromosome 5, GENO_Pfluv_1.0, whole genome shotgun sequence contains the following:
- the tnnc2 gene encoding troponin C, skeletal muscle — its product is MTDAQQEARSYLSEEMLAEFKAAFDMFDTDGGGDISTKELGQVMRMLGQNPTREELDEIIEEVDEDGSGTIDFEEFLVMMVRLLKEDQAGKSEEELAECFRVFDKNGDGYIDREEFALIIRSTGEQISEDEIDELLKDGDKNADGMLDYDEFLKMMENVQ